A part of Streptomyces sp. NBC_01210 genomic DNA contains:
- the sbnB gene encoding 2,3-diaminopropionate biosynthesis protein SbnB codes for MSEPMAVPPFAVIPGAQVQRVLQGREKEIVELVEATYRLHGAGDSVNPPSYFLRFPDRPSSRIIALPASIGGAVRVDGLKWISSFPQNVTAGIPRASAVLILNDHDTGYPFACLESSIISATRTAASAASAADWLSRDRRRPTRVGFFGVGLIARYIHAFLAGTGWSFDEIGVHDLSPESAAGFRTYLEQSGTAGRITVHDSAEQLIRNSDLVVFATVAAQPHVSDPSWFAHNPLVLHVSLRDLAPEILLASANIVDDIEHCLKANTSPHLAEQLTGNRDFLHGTLGDVMAGRVTVPVHRPLVFSPFGLGVLDLAVGKYVYDEVVRSGELQIIDDFFHELSRYG; via the coding sequence ATGTCCGAGCCGATGGCTGTGCCGCCGTTTGCGGTGATCCCCGGTGCCCAGGTTCAGCGCGTGCTGCAGGGGCGCGAGAAGGAGATCGTGGAGTTGGTCGAGGCCACCTACCGGCTGCACGGCGCCGGTGATTCGGTGAACCCGCCGTCCTACTTCCTGCGTTTCCCCGACCGCCCGTCCTCCCGGATCATCGCGCTGCCCGCCTCGATCGGCGGGGCGGTGCGGGTGGACGGCCTGAAGTGGATCTCCAGCTTCCCGCAGAACGTGACGGCAGGCATCCCTCGTGCCTCGGCCGTGCTCATCCTCAACGACCATGACACCGGCTACCCGTTCGCCTGTCTGGAAAGCTCGATCATCAGCGCCACCAGGACGGCCGCGTCAGCCGCGTCAGCGGCCGACTGGCTCAGCCGCGACCGGCGGCGCCCGACGCGCGTCGGGTTCTTCGGGGTGGGCTTGATCGCCCGCTACATCCACGCCTTCCTGGCCGGCACCGGCTGGTCGTTCGACGAGATCGGCGTGCACGACCTGTCCCCCGAGAGCGCGGCAGGCTTCCGCACCTACCTGGAGCAGTCGGGCACCGCCGGCCGGATCACCGTGCACGACAGCGCCGAGCAGCTGATCCGGAACAGCGACCTGGTGGTCTTCGCCACCGTCGCCGCCCAGCCGCACGTCAGCGATCCGTCGTGGTTCGCGCACAATCCGCTGGTGCTGCATGTGTCGCTGCGCGACCTCGCGCCGGAGATCCTGCTGGCATCGGCCAACATCGTCGATGACATCGAGCACTGCCTGAAGGCCAACACCTCGCCGCATCTGGCCGAGCAGCTCACGGGCAACCGGGACTTCCTGCACGGCACCTTGGGCGACGTGATGGCCGGGCGGGTGACCGTGCCGGTGCACCGGCCGCTGGTGTTCTCGCCGTTCGGCCTCGGAGTGCTCGACCTCGCCGTCGGCAAGTACGTCTACGACGAGGTGGTCCGCTCCGGAGAACTGCAGATCATCGACGACTTCTTCCACGAACTGAGCCGGTACGGATGA
- a CDS encoding non-ribosomal peptide synthetase, whose amino-acid sequence MGVQVEADREFWRGVLVAGGFTEIPRWTLNPVPGVVEYEAAIPDDVVGALCRLAEELEVPLGSVLLAAHAKVLAALSGEHEVATGYIAVEGGPPLPCRLTTEPDSWRALLLNTHQVESELLAHKDFPVDDLRRELGLTQAPFETAFDPTGGGGNLAEDTVLEVGVAQDGDQLVLRLRYRTDVLDADCAARIAGYHLTALALIAADPDAGHGRQSLLSDEELRFQLEGLAGPRRELPDRRVHELFEERVRAHPDAVAAVHGERQWTYRELNARANRLARALHARGLAREGVVAVVTERNLNWLAAVLAVFKAGGAYLPVEPHFPAGRIATTLARAECGLVLTEPGSTTTLDQALTTLPAMQTLFVDTAYEEDHADDDPGIAVAADQLAYIYFTSGSTGEPKGAMCEHAGMLNHLYAKIDDLGIGEGQVVAQTAPQCFDISLWQLLSALLVGGRTLLVEQEVILDAQQFLDTIVDGRVGVLQVVPSYLEVVLSSLEQRPRELPDLRCVSVTGEALKKELAERWFTAQPGIGLVNAYGLTETSDDTNHEVMDRVPDRILLGRPVNNVHVYVVDEHLTPVPLGAPGEIVFSGVCVGRGYVNDPERTRLAFMADPHRKGQRLYRGGDFGRWHPSGKLEFLGRRDAQVKIRGFRIEIGEIENTLLRLPSVRDGAVVVAERADQSKYLVAFYSAREPLEADVLLDRLSASLPEYMVPSAFHWRDSLPLTANSKIDRKTLTALAEELDVVEDDYSAPSTPTEQWLAAAWANVLGIPQDRIGRRDHFFDRGGTSLSAVKLAITLDRAVTLKDVTRHPVLADLAELVDGRSDRSSGLLQSLSESDRAQAGALLCFPHAGGNAVNFQPLARALPAGGLAVYAVELPGHDVAAESEPFASIAEVVEQVVAEITGRGLTRVLLWGHSSGTALAVETARQLQERGVDVQRVFLGAQLLGDATDRRAAITELTGRSNTEIVTELTGRSNAEIAAALSADSSYTGLGELDAQRAEHVGAAYRHDCVSAHRYFADVLDTPPAVKLSAPVTVVVAADDPSTAQFPRRYRDWQLLAEHVDLHELADGGHYFLRTRPTEVAKAVLSAAEWPTSY is encoded by the coding sequence ATGGGAGTGCAAGTGGAAGCCGACCGGGAGTTCTGGCGCGGTGTGCTCGTCGCCGGTGGATTCACCGAGATCCCGCGGTGGACGCTCAATCCGGTGCCGGGCGTCGTCGAGTACGAGGCAGCGATCCCGGACGACGTCGTGGGAGCGTTGTGCCGGCTGGCGGAGGAGCTGGAGGTGCCGCTCGGTTCGGTGCTGCTGGCCGCGCACGCCAAGGTGCTCGCGGCGCTGTCGGGCGAGCATGAGGTCGCGACCGGCTACATCGCCGTGGAGGGCGGCCCGCCGTTGCCCTGCCGGCTGACGACCGAACCCGACTCGTGGCGGGCGCTGCTGCTGAACACCCATCAAGTCGAGTCAGAACTGCTGGCACACAAGGACTTCCCGGTCGATGACCTCAGGCGCGAACTGGGCCTGACCCAAGCGCCGTTCGAGACCGCGTTCGATCCGACCGGAGGCGGCGGCAATCTCGCCGAGGACACCGTGCTGGAGGTGGGAGTCGCACAGGACGGCGACCAACTCGTGCTGCGGCTGCGCTACCGCACCGACGTCCTGGACGCGGACTGCGCCGCCAGGATCGCCGGCTACCACCTCACCGCACTCGCCCTGATCGCCGCCGACCCCGATGCCGGGCACGGGCGGCAGAGCCTGCTGTCCGACGAGGAACTCCGCTTCCAGCTCGAGGGGCTGGCCGGACCGCGCCGGGAGTTGCCGGACCGCCGGGTGCACGAGCTGTTCGAGGAGCGGGTGCGGGCGCATCCGGACGCCGTCGCAGCCGTGCACGGCGAGAGGCAGTGGACCTACCGGGAACTCAACGCCCGGGCGAACCGGCTGGCACGCGCCCTGCATGCCCGCGGCCTTGCCCGCGAAGGCGTCGTGGCGGTGGTGACCGAGCGCAACCTCAACTGGCTGGCCGCCGTCCTCGCGGTCTTCAAGGCCGGCGGCGCATACCTTCCCGTCGAGCCGCATTTCCCGGCCGGGCGCATCGCGACCACACTGGCCCGCGCCGAATGCGGCCTCGTGCTGACCGAACCCGGCAGCACCACCACCCTCGACCAGGCCCTGACCACGCTGCCCGCCATGCAGACGCTCTTCGTCGACACGGCCTACGAAGAAGACCATGCCGACGATGATCCCGGTATCGCCGTAGCCGCGGACCAGCTCGCCTACATCTACTTCACCTCCGGCTCCACGGGCGAGCCGAAGGGGGCGATGTGTGAGCACGCGGGCATGCTCAACCACCTCTACGCCAAGATCGACGATCTGGGGATCGGCGAGGGGCAGGTGGTGGCCCAGACCGCACCCCAGTGCTTCGACATCTCGCTGTGGCAGCTGCTCTCCGCGCTCCTGGTCGGCGGGCGGACCCTGCTGGTCGAGCAGGAAGTCATCCTGGATGCCCAACAGTTCCTCGACACGATCGTCGACGGCCGGGTCGGCGTGCTCCAAGTGGTGCCGTCCTACCTTGAAGTCGTCCTGTCCAGTCTGGAGCAACGCCCCCGCGAACTGCCGGACCTGCGGTGCGTCTCGGTGACCGGTGAGGCGCTGAAGAAGGAGCTCGCCGAGCGCTGGTTCACCGCCCAGCCCGGGATCGGGCTGGTCAACGCCTACGGGCTGACGGAGACCTCGGACGACACCAACCACGAGGTGATGGACCGGGTGCCGGACCGGATCCTGCTCGGCCGTCCGGTCAACAACGTGCACGTGTACGTCGTCGACGAACACCTCACACCCGTACCGCTCGGCGCCCCCGGCGAGATTGTCTTCTCCGGAGTCTGTGTCGGCCGCGGGTATGTCAACGACCCTGAGCGGACCCGGCTGGCCTTCATGGCGGATCCGCACCGAAAGGGCCAGCGGCTCTACCGGGGCGGTGACTTCGGCCGCTGGCACCCGTCGGGGAAGCTGGAGTTCCTCGGCCGCCGCGATGCCCAGGTCAAGATCCGCGGCTTCCGGATCGAGATCGGCGAGATCGAGAACACCCTGCTGCGCCTCCCCAGTGTCCGCGACGGCGCGGTGGTGGTCGCCGAGCGGGCCGACCAGAGCAAGTACCTGGTGGCCTTCTACTCCGCCCGGGAGCCACTCGAGGCCGACGTCCTGCTGGACCGGCTGAGTGCGTCACTGCCCGAGTACATGGTCCCGTCGGCCTTCCACTGGCGGGACAGTCTGCCGCTGACGGCCAATAGCAAGATCGACAGGAAGACGCTGACGGCGCTCGCCGAGGAGCTCGACGTCGTCGAGGACGACTACAGCGCGCCGAGTACGCCCACAGAACAGTGGCTGGCGGCCGCATGGGCGAACGTACTCGGCATTCCGCAGGACCGGATCGGTCGGCGGGACCACTTCTTCGACCGGGGCGGCACGTCGCTGTCGGCAGTGAAGCTGGCAATCACCCTCGACCGTGCGGTGACCCTGAAGGACGTCACCCGTCACCCGGTCCTCGCCGATCTGGCCGAACTGGTCGACGGTCGGTCCGACCGGAGCTCCGGGCTGCTGCAGTCGCTGTCGGAATCGGACCGCGCCCAGGCCGGTGCCCTGCTGTGCTTCCCCCACGCCGGCGGCAACGCGGTGAACTTCCAGCCGCTGGCCAGGGCACTGCCGGCCGGCGGTCTGGCGGTCTACGCCGTCGAGCTGCCCGGTCACGACGTGGCCGCCGAGAGTGAGCCGTTCGCGTCGATCGCAGAGGTGGTTGAACAGGTCGTCGCCGAGATCACCGGGCGTGGCCTGACCAGGGTCCTGCTGTGGGGCCACTCCTCGGGCACGGCGTTGGCCGTGGAGACGGCCAGGCAGCTGCAGGAGCGCGGGGTGGACGTCCAGCGGGTGTTCCTCGGCGCGCAACTGCTCGGTGACGCCACCGACCGGCGCGCCGCCATCACCGAGCTGACCGGGCGGAGCAACACCGAGATCGTCACCGAGCTGACCGGGCGGAGCAACGCCGAGATCGCCGCGGCGCTGAGCGCGGACAGCAGCTACACCGGGCTCGGTGAGCTGGATGCGCAGCGCGCCGAGCATGTCGGTGCGGCATACCGGCACGACTGTGTGTCCGCGCACCGCTATTTCGCCGATGTCCTTGACACGCCGCCGGCGGTGAAGCTGTCCGCGCCGGTCACCGTCGTCGTCGCCGCCGACGACCCGAGCACGGCGCAGTTCCCACGCCGGTACCGAGACTGGCAACTCCTCGCCGAGCACGTCGACCTGCACGAGCTCGCCGACGGCGGCCACTACTTCCTGCGCACCCGTCCGACCGAGGTGGCCAAGGCCGTGCTGAGCGCCGCCGAGTGGCCGACTTCTTACTGA
- a CDS encoding TauD/TfdA family dioxygenase — protein sequence MSSSSPTSLLDVETKPGKPPMLRVEATVDAASWAAGQRDALRAVVAEHGSVLVRGLGLRDAAGVDGILQRLATAPMTEKEAFAPRQTYSEGVYSSSQWPPNQPMCMHHELSYRLEFPGLMLFACIGAPTEGGATAVADSPTVLDALPTELTERFEREGWLLTRSYNDEIGASLAEAFGTDERGAVESYCRANAIEFAWQPDGGLRTRQRRSAVVRHPVTGRRCWFNQIAFLNEWTLAPEVREYLIDEYGADGLPFNTRFGEGDPIGDDVVQLLNKIYEENTAREPWQAGDLLLVDNIRTAHSREPFEGPREVLVAMADPTHLADCSPTVKVPAG from the coding sequence ATGTCGTCCTCATCCCCGACATCACTGCTCGACGTGGAGACGAAACCCGGCAAACCTCCCATGCTGCGGGTCGAAGCCACCGTCGACGCGGCGAGCTGGGCGGCCGGGCAACGGGACGCGCTGCGCGCCGTCGTCGCCGAGCACGGTTCGGTCCTGGTCCGCGGCCTGGGGCTGCGCGACGCGGCCGGAGTCGACGGGATCCTTCAGCGGCTGGCCACCGCTCCGATGACCGAGAAGGAGGCCTTCGCCCCCCGCCAGACCTACTCCGAAGGCGTCTACTCCTCATCGCAGTGGCCACCGAACCAGCCCATGTGCATGCACCACGAACTGAGCTACCGGCTCGAGTTCCCCGGCCTGATGCTGTTCGCATGCATCGGTGCGCCCACCGAGGGCGGGGCGACCGCGGTGGCCGACTCACCGACCGTGCTCGACGCGCTGCCCACCGAGTTGACCGAACGGTTCGAGCGGGAGGGCTGGCTGCTCACCCGCAGCTACAACGACGAGATCGGGGCGTCCCTGGCCGAGGCGTTCGGAACAGATGAGCGGGGCGCCGTCGAGAGCTACTGCCGTGCCAACGCGATCGAGTTCGCGTGGCAGCCCGACGGTGGACTGCGCACCAGACAACGCCGCAGCGCCGTGGTGCGGCACCCGGTCACCGGCCGGCGCTGCTGGTTCAACCAGATCGCCTTCCTCAACGAATGGACGCTGGCCCCCGAGGTGCGCGAGTACCTCATCGACGAGTACGGCGCCGACGGACTGCCGTTCAACACCCGCTTCGGCGAAGGCGACCCGATCGGCGACGACGTCGTACAACTGCTCAACAAGATCTACGAGGAGAACACCGCACGCGAGCCGTGGCAGGCCGGCGACCTGCTGCTCGTCGACAACATCCGCACCGCACACAGCAGGGAACCCTTCGAAGGACCGCGGGAAGTGCTCGTCGCGATGGCCGATCCAACTCACCTGGCCGACTGCTCGCCGACCGTCAAAGTGCCCGCAGGATGA
- the sbnA gene encoding 2,3-diaminopropionate biosynthesis protein SbnA: MPVISVPYAFNEEALYVDLRSIFGQSLFLKCEGFNFAGSIKLKAATEMVETAERDGVLTPNSILVESSSGNLGVALSMIAASKGYRFLCVTDSRCNLSTRMMMEALGSQVHIIAGQEANGGFLGARIEYVRALCASDDRYVWLSQYTNPSNWKAHYRKTAPEIARQFPHLDVLFVGAGTTGTLMGCARYFREWHRPVHVVALDSVGSVAFGGTPGRRMIPGLGMSIRPPLLDESYVDEVIRVEEADTIRACHRLARAGFLFGGSTGTVVSGAMGWLARHDARELTAVAIAPDLGERYLDTIYQTNWLQDLYGKDVLNPDKVATGSRAGSPTPPTRSGNRPDLQNGDLSGKRRHQLQDRKT; encoded by the coding sequence GTGCCCGTCATTTCCGTTCCCTACGCCTTCAACGAAGAGGCGCTCTATGTCGACCTTCGGTCGATCTTCGGGCAGTCGCTCTTCCTGAAGTGTGAGGGCTTCAACTTCGCCGGCTCGATCAAGCTGAAAGCCGCGACCGAGATGGTGGAGACCGCCGAGCGGGATGGAGTCCTGACGCCGAATTCGATCCTGGTCGAGTCCTCGTCCGGAAACCTCGGCGTGGCGCTGAGCATGATCGCGGCGAGCAAGGGCTACCGGTTCCTGTGCGTGACGGACTCCCGCTGCAACCTGTCGACCAGGATGATGATGGAGGCCCTGGGCAGCCAGGTGCACATCATCGCCGGACAGGAGGCCAATGGCGGCTTCCTCGGCGCGCGGATCGAGTACGTCCGCGCGCTGTGCGCCTCCGACGACCGTTACGTATGGCTCAGCCAGTACACCAACCCGAGCAACTGGAAGGCCCACTACCGCAAGACAGCGCCGGAGATCGCCCGCCAGTTCCCGCACCTGGACGTGCTGTTCGTCGGTGCCGGCACCACCGGGACCCTGATGGGCTGTGCACGCTACTTCCGGGAGTGGCACCGGCCGGTGCATGTCGTCGCACTGGACAGCGTCGGCTCGGTGGCCTTCGGCGGTACCCCGGGACGCCGGATGATTCCCGGTCTGGGCATGAGCATCCGTCCACCGCTGCTCGACGAGTCCTATGTGGACGAGGTGATACGCGTCGAGGAGGCGGACACCATCCGCGCCTGCCATCGTCTGGCCAGAGCGGGCTTCCTCTTCGGCGGATCCACCGGCACGGTGGTCAGCGGCGCCATGGGCTGGCTGGCCCGGCACGACGCGCGCGAACTCACCGCCGTGGCCATCGCCCCGGACCTCGGCGAGCGCTACCTCGACACCATCTACCAGACCAACTGGCTGCAGGACCTGTACGGCAAGGACGTGCTCAACCCCGACAAGGTGGCCACCGGTTCCAGGGCAGGCTCCCCCACCCCACCGACGCGGTCGGGCAACCGGCCGGACCTCCAGAACGGCGACCTCAGTGGCAAGCGGCGCCATCAGCTCCAGGATCGTAAGACCTAG